One stretch of Sander vitreus isolate 19-12246 chromosome 16, sanVit1, whole genome shotgun sequence DNA includes these proteins:
- the LOC144531432 gene encoding uncharacterized protein LOC144531432, whose amino-acid sequence MRAEEISGSLSSSTDHCHHYCAASMTLHTWLVYGLGFILVWALCLKQVQGLQCYGCNIIQGQRYVDVGCSNPEVITCTHSHKGFKHRFCIKTESTALGIVLTSGCATSRHCQQHELPGVRIHCCDSDLCNSAPSWHSITLHYICALFSLLLLRMWL is encoded by the exons ATGAGAGCAGAGGAaatctctggctctctctcctccagcaCTGATCACTGCCATCACTACTGTGCTGCATCCATGACTTTACATACCTGGCTGGTGTATGGGCTTGGATTTATCTTGGTTTGGGCGCTTTGCTTGAAACAGG TCCAAGGGCTGCAGTGCTATGGCTGCAACATCATCCAGGGCCAGAGGTATGTGGACGTGGGCTGTTCTAACCCAGAGGTCATCACCTGCACCCACTCACACAAAGGCTTCAAACACCGTTTCTGCATCAAGACAGAGAGCA CGGCCCTGGGTATCGTCCTGACCAGTGGTTGTGCCACATCCAGACACTGCCAGCAACACGAGCTGCCAGGGGTGCGCATCCACTGCTGTGACTCAGACCTATGTAACAGCGCCCCCTCCTGGCATTCAATCACACTCCACTACATCTGTGCACTGTTCAGCCTCTTGCTGCTGAGGATGTGGTTGTGA
- the ddx54 gene encoding ATP-dependent RNA helicase DDX54 produces MAQRRKKLTKKKRYTANADSGDFELAAEVNDDDSPGRKLPRFPTTSDCLSDVEPDTRQLVRAQNKKKKKSGGFQSMGLSYPVYKGIMKKGYKVPTPIQRKTVPVILDGKDIVAMARTGSGKTAAFLVPMFEKLKAPQAQTGARALILTPTRELALQTMKFTKELGKYTGLKTALILGGDRMDDQFAALHENPDIIIGTPGRLMHVVGEMNLKLQSVEYVVFDEADRLFEMGFAEQLQEIIRRLPDTRQTLLFSATLPKLLVEFARAGLTEPVLIRLDVDSKLSDQIKLSFFHVRMDDKQALLLYLLRNVVKPQEQTVVFVATKHHVEYIKELLTSEGVECAYIYSALDQTARKINIGKFVHRKAMVLIVTDVAARGIDIPMLDNVINYNFPSKPKLFLHRVGRVGRAGRSGIAYSLICPDEMPFVYDLHLFLGRPVQFATHEHTQDSEGVFGRVPQSILDDESSHLTTIHENSLDLQNMHHVSENAYKQYLKSRPNPSPESFRRVKNTDLSSMSVHPLLVSGLGKTELERLQIVDAIKGYKSKSTIFEINSNSKTQAGEVMRTKRSKDTRLVDKYSKQRDNLAAESQLHQPVKPSTSADDDYTHTTGEEEDDIKGVFSVVVGGKRRSLQEDGEEGQKNKRSRQSGKDEDYYIPYRPKDFNSERGLSLGGEGTAFDQQASSAVLDLMGDDGAKLNQHKSIMKWDRKRKRFVREAGKEDQKKKIRTDGGQIINNNKNRKNFYEEWKKKYKVDDGGSGSDGEGGGGRGGGRGGGRGGGRGGRGGGRGGRGGGRGGSRPGGGRGRGRGGNPNFQSPVGPQQTPGGRRVRSELKTPEQILKQRKKHQKHQFLQSGGLKNLRNKNKQWVGEVNKSGFGRGGQKKGKMRKRL; encoded by the exons ATGGCGCAAAGAAGGAAGAAACTGACGAAGAAGAAGAGATACACAGCTAATGCTGACAGCGGAGATTTTGAACTGGCTGCTGAAGTTAACGACGATGATTCT CCAGGGAGGAAACTCCCGCGGTTCCCGACCACATCAGACTGCCTGTCAGATGTGGAGCCTGACACCAGGCAGCTGGTCAGAGCCcagaacaagaagaaaaagaagtctGGAGGCTTTCAGTCCATGG GTCTCAGTTACCCTGTATATAAAGGCATCATGAAAAAGGGTTACAAAGTCCCCACTCCAATCCAAAGAAAG ACTGTCCCAGTGATTCTGGATGGCAAAGATATAGTAGCCATGGCTAGGACTGGCAGTGGTAAAACGGCGGCCTTCCTGGTGCCCATGTTCGAGAAGCTGAAGGCCCCTCAAGCCCAAACAGGAGCCAGGGCCCTCATCCTGACCCCCACCAGAGAGTTGGCACTGCAGACCATGAAATTCACAAAAGAG TTGGGGAAATACACCGGCCTAAAGACTGCCTTGATCCTTGGTGGAGACAG AATGGATGATCAGTTTGCTGCTCTTCATGAGAACCCGGACAT AATCATCGGTACCCCTGGCCGTCTCATGCATGTTGTCGGTGAGATGAATCTGAAGCTGCAGAGTGTGGAGTATGTGGTGTTTGATGAGGCTGACAG GTTGTTTGAAATGGGTTTTGCTGAGCAGCTTCAGGAGATCATCCGGAGGCTTCCAGACACCAGACAGACTCTGCTGTTCTCTGCCACTCTGCCcaaactgctggtggagttcgCCAGAGCTG GGCTGACTGAACCAGTGTTGATTCGTTTAGATGTGGATTCTAAACTCAGTGACCAGATTAAG CTGTCATTTTTCCATGTGCGTATGGATGACAAGCAGGCGCTGCTGCTCTACCTGCTGAGGAACGTAGTGAAGCCTCAGGAGCAGACAGTGGTTTTTGTAGCCACCAAACACCATGTAGAGTACATCAAGGAG CTGCTGACTTCAGAAGGTGTGGAGTGTGCCTATATCTACAGCGCCCTCGATCAGACTGCCAGGAAGATCAACATAGGGAAATTTGTGCATCGGAAAGCCATGGTGCTAATTGTGACAGATGTTGCTGCTCGTGGTATAGACATCCCCATGCTGGACAATGTCATTAACTACAACTTCCCCTCCAAGCCAAAGCTCTTCTTGCACAGAGTTG GCCGTGTGGGACGTGCTGGACGCAGTGGCATAGCCTACAGTTTGATTTGTCCAGATGAGATGCCTTTTGTCTACGACCTTCACCTCTTCCTCGGAAGGCCTGTTCAGTTCgccacacatgaacacacacaag ATTCAGAGGGTGTGTTTGGTCGGGTCCCTCAGAGTATCCTGGATGACGAAAGTTCTCATCTGACAACGATTCACGAGAACTCCCTGGACCTGCAAAACATGCACCATGTCTCAGAGAACGCCTACAAGCAGTATCTTAAGTCTCGACCAAACCCCTCACCTGAGTCCTTCAGACGCGtcaaaaacacagatctgtcCAGCATGTCTGTCCATCCATTACTAG TGTCCGGTTTGGGGAAAACGGAACTGGAGCGCCTTCAAATAGTTGATGCCATCAAAGGCTACAAATCCAAATCG ACTATCTTTGAAATCAACTCTAACAGTAAGACACAGGCTGGTGAGGTGATGCGGACCAAACGCTCTAAGGACACGCGGCTGGTGGACAAATACAGCAAACAGAGAGACAACCTGGCTGCAGAAAGCCAGCTGCACCAGCCCGTCAAGCCCTCCACCAGCGCTGATGACgattacacacacaccacggGTGAAGAAGAGGACGatataaag GGGGTGTTCTCTGTGGTGGTAGGTGGCAAAAGGAGAAGCCTGCAGGAAGATGGGGAAGAAGGGCAAAAGAACAAGAGAAGCAGACAGTCGGGCAAAGATGAGGACTATTACATCCCCTACAGACCCAAAGACTTCAACTCTGAGAGAGG GTTAAGTCTCGGCGGAGAGGGCACTGCCTTTGACCAGCAGGCCTCCTCGGCTGTCCTGGACCTCATGGGAGATGATGGAGCCAAGTTAAACCAGCACAAGAGCATAATGAAATG GGACCGTAAGAGAAAGCGCTTTGTAAGAGAAGCAGGAAAGGAGGACCAGAAGAAGAAGATCAGAACAGATGGTGGACAgatcatcaacaacaacaagaacagGAAGAACTT TTACGAGGAGTGGAAGAAGAAATACAAGGTTGATGACGGAGGATCTGGCTCAgatggagaaggaggaggaggaagaggaggaggaagaggaggaggaagaggaggaggaagaggaggtagaggaggaggaagaggaggacgaggcggaggaagaggagggagcagGCCAGGAGGAG GTCGTGGCCGGGGTCGTGGCGGTAATCCTAACTTCCAGAGCCCTGTAGGACCGCAGCAGACACCCGGTGGCCGCAGAGTGCGCTCAGAGCTGAAGACGCCCGAGCAGATCCTGAAGCAGCGCAAGAAACACCAGAAGCACCAGTTCCTGCAGAGTGGAGGCCTGAAGAATCTCCGTAACAAGAACAAACAGTGGGTTGGAGAAGTCAATAAGTCAGGTTTTGGACGGGGTGGTCAAAAGAAAGGTAAGATGAGGAAGAGACTCTGA